A genomic segment from Stenotrophomonas maltophilia encodes:
- a CDS encoding c-type cytochrome codes for MRHARVLAVSALATAVVVAAAAFAQTTLTPLPDNGPIRTASLEVDFSKTHWGDAKAGQTKATACAACHGADGNSTVEMYPSIAGQSERYVAQQMALIANGQRSSGAAVAMVPFVQNLTPQDMRDIGAFFATQKATAGIADDTAVTEGPYKGMKFYEIGQQLYRGGDAKRGLPACMACHGPSGAGNPGPAYPHLGGQHASYVARRLQEYQAGQTNETDKAHFQIMATVAQKLSEQEVQALSSYLQGLHNKADDVAAAATPTQPAAAP; via the coding sequence ATGCGCCACGCTCGCGTTCTTGCCGTATCCGCCCTAGCCACTGCTGTAGTCGTTGCCGCTGCTGCGTTCGCGCAGACCACGTTGACCCCGCTACCCGACAACGGGCCGATCCGCACCGCCTCGCTGGAGGTGGATTTCAGCAAGACCCACTGGGGCGATGCCAAGGCCGGCCAGACCAAGGCGACGGCCTGCGCGGCCTGTCATGGTGCCGACGGCAACTCCACGGTGGAGATGTACCCGTCCATCGCCGGCCAGAGCGAACGCTACGTGGCCCAGCAGATGGCCCTGATCGCCAACGGCCAGCGCAGTTCCGGCGCGGCGGTGGCGATGGTGCCATTCGTGCAGAACCTCACCCCGCAGGACATGCGTGATATCGGCGCGTTCTTCGCCACGCAGAAGGCCACCGCCGGCATCGCCGATGACACGGCGGTCACCGAGGGCCCCTACAAGGGCATGAAGTTCTACGAGATCGGCCAGCAGCTGTACCGTGGCGGCGACGCCAAGCGCGGCCTGCCGGCCTGCATGGCCTGCCACGGCCCCAGCGGTGCCGGCAATCCCGGCCCGGCCTATCCGCACCTCGGTGGGCAGCACGCCAGCTATGTCGCGCGCCGCCTGCAGGAGTACCAGGCCGGCCAGACCAACGAGACCGACAAGGCGCACTTCCAGATCATGGCCACGGTCGCGCAGAAGCTCAGCGAGCAGGAGGTGCAGGCCCTGTCCAGCTACCTGCAGGGCCTGCACAACAAGGCCGACGATGTGGCCGCTGCGGCCACGCCGACGCAACCGGCCGCCGCCCCCTGA
- a CDS encoding thiol:disulfide interchange protein DsbA/DsbL, producing the protein MRLISRLLLSVLVLLPLAAYAATPANAPLVEGKDYERIAQPGPFQPLAGKIEVVEVFGYTCPHCAHFEPQLEAWAAKLPADVRFTPVPAAFGGVWDAWALAYYAADEVGVAKRSHAAVFKALHEQGSLPMQNVSADELATFYKAYGVTPDRYIQALRGDAVQKKVEAARAFAQRTKIPGTPAIIINGQYLVRGNSFDDQLRIASALIAQARAARGR; encoded by the coding sequence ATGAGGTTGATTTCCCGCCTGCTGTTGTCCGTGCTGGTGCTGCTGCCGCTGGCAGCCTACGCCGCCACCCCCGCCAATGCCCCGCTGGTCGAGGGCAAAGACTACGAGCGCATCGCCCAGCCGGGCCCGTTCCAGCCGCTGGCCGGCAAGATCGAGGTGGTCGAGGTCTTCGGCTATACCTGCCCGCACTGCGCCCATTTCGAACCACAGCTGGAAGCCTGGGCGGCCAAGCTGCCGGCCGACGTGCGCTTCACCCCGGTCCCGGCCGCCTTCGGTGGCGTCTGGGATGCCTGGGCACTGGCCTACTACGCCGCCGACGAAGTCGGCGTGGCCAAGCGCAGCCATGCCGCCGTGTTCAAGGCCCTGCACGAACAGGGTTCGCTGCCGATGCAGAACGTCTCGGCCGATGAGCTCGCCACCTTCTACAAGGCCTACGGCGTGACCCCGGACCGCTACATCCAGGCCCTGCGCGGCGATGCCGTGCAGAAGAAGGTCGAGGCCGCGCGCGCGTTCGCCCAGCGCACCAAGATCCCGGGCACCCCGGCCATCATCATCAACGGCCAGTACCTGGTGCGCGGCAACAGCTTCGACGACCAGCTGCGCATTGCCTCGGCGCTGATCGCCCAGGCCCGCGCTGCCCGCGGCCGCTGA
- a CDS encoding thiol:disulfide interchange protein DsbA/DsbL, which translates to MKIRYALALAALLPILAACKADDGSTNTTAAPAEPAAAPAATTEPTAAPAAGSEGAAPAAAEGEKAPAEAAPAAAPAPTTAALTGPAPVEGADYQVIPNGQPFQPAAGKIEVTEIFGYVCPACAAFQPLVGPWKAGLPSDVNFVYVPAMFGGTWDDYARAFYAAQTLGVQEKTHEALYAAIHSQKTLKGERGRDSVEDIAKFYTAYGVDPKQFAATMGSFAVNAKTNSAKQFAQRSQISGTPSIIVNGKYLVKGKSFPDMLRIADHLIARERGAAQAH; encoded by the coding sequence ATGAAGATCCGTTACGCCCTCGCCCTCGCAGCGCTGCTGCCGATCCTGGCCGCCTGCAAGGCCGACGACGGCAGCACCAACACCACCGCGGCCCCGGCCGAACCGGCAGCCGCCCCGGCAGCCACCACCGAACCGACTGCTGCGCCGGCCGCGGGCAGCGAAGGCGCCGCGCCGGCTGCCGCTGAAGGCGAGAAGGCCCCGGCCGAAGCGGCTCCGGCCGCCGCGCCGGCCCCGACCACCGCCGCGTTGACTGGCCCGGCCCCGGTGGAAGGCGCCGACTACCAGGTGATCCCGAACGGCCAGCCGTTCCAGCCGGCCGCCGGCAAGATCGAAGTGACCGAGATCTTCGGCTACGTCTGCCCGGCCTGCGCCGCGTTCCAGCCGCTGGTCGGCCCGTGGAAGGCCGGCTTGCCGAGCGACGTCAACTTCGTCTACGTGCCGGCCATGTTCGGCGGCACCTGGGATGACTACGCCCGTGCCTTCTACGCCGCGCAGACCCTGGGCGTGCAGGAGAAGACCCACGAAGCGCTGTACGCCGCCATCCACTCGCAGAAGACCCTGAAGGGCGAGCGCGGCCGTGACTCGGTGGAAGACATCGCCAAGTTCTACACCGCCTACGGCGTGGATCCGAAGCAGTTCGCCGCCACCATGGGCAGCTTCGCGGTGAACGCCAAGACCAACTCGGCCAAGCAGTTCGCCCAGCGCAGCCAGATCAGCGGCACCCCGTCGATCATCGTCAACGGCAAGTACCTGGTGAAGGGCAAGAGCTTCCCGGACATGCTGCGCATCGCCGACCACCTGATCGCCCGCGAACGCGGTGCGGCCCAGGCTCACTGA
- a CDS encoding endonuclease/exonuclease/phosphatase family protein, which produces MLTANIQAGSSTRRYSDYVTRSWSHALPAGRKRSSLDAIATLAREHDIVGLQEADPGSLRSGFTNQTHYLAQRAGFNYWSHQPNRRMGGVASSANGLLSKLEPVEVQDHALPGRIGGRGVLLAKFGDGADGLAVAVAHLSLGAGSRMSQLGFIAELLSDHPNAVLMGDFNCLAERPEMQVLYQKTRLQPPGCIVPTFPSWRPDRAIDHILVSSGLQTRTVEAVPAAFSDHLALAMAIDVPANALR; this is translated from the coding sequence TTGCTGACGGCCAACATCCAGGCCGGCTCAAGTACCCGCCGCTACAGCGACTATGTGACCCGCAGCTGGTCACATGCGCTGCCGGCGGGTCGCAAGCGCAGCAGCCTGGACGCGATCGCCACCCTGGCGCGCGAACATGACATCGTCGGCCTGCAGGAGGCCGATCCGGGCAGCCTGCGCTCGGGCTTCACCAACCAGACCCACTACCTGGCCCAGCGCGCTGGCTTCAACTACTGGAGCCACCAGCCGAACCGGCGCATGGGCGGGGTCGCCTCCAGCGCCAATGGCCTGCTGAGCAAGCTGGAACCAGTGGAAGTGCAGGACCACGCTCTGCCCGGCCGCATCGGCGGGCGCGGCGTGCTGCTGGCCAAGTTCGGCGACGGTGCCGATGGCCTGGCGGTAGCGGTGGCGCATCTGTCGCTGGGCGCGGGATCGCGGATGTCGCAGCTGGGTTTCATCGCCGAGCTGCTGTCCGACCATCCCAACGCCGTGTTGATGGGCGACTTCAACTGCCTGGCAGAACGCCCGGAAATGCAGGTGCTGTACCAGAAGACCCGGCTGCAGCCACCGGGCTGCATCGTGCCGACCTTCCCCAGCTGGCGCCCTGACCGCGCCATCGACCACATCCTGGTCAGCAGTGGCCTGCAGACCCGCACCGTGGAAGCCGTACCGGCCGCGTTCTCCGATCACCTCGCCCTGGCGATGGCGATCGACGTCCCGGCCAACGCCCTGCGCTGA
- a CDS encoding EamA family transporter — protein MQTSRLAPMLPALAVLGSVTSLAIGTSYAKHLFPLIGAQGTSALRVGFSALLLLLFWRPWRWKTSRVDAITILRYGLTLGLMNLLFYMALRTIPFGIAVAIEFTGPLTVAMLSSRRPIDFVWVGCAVVGLLLLLPLGGGPALDPAGVLYAMGAAACWGLYIVFGKRAGHLHAGHSVSLGLLAASLVVVPVGVVHAGAALLDPKILAAGLLVALVSSAIPMSLEMMALKRLPKETFGILISMEPAVAALWAMLLLHEHLHGLQWLAIGCTVLASVGSTMTARRLKVPVTA, from the coding sequence ATGCAGACCTCACGACTCGCGCCGATGTTGCCGGCGCTGGCGGTGCTTGGCTCGGTCACCTCGCTGGCCATCGGCACCTCCTACGCAAAACACCTGTTCCCGCTGATCGGCGCCCAGGGCACCAGCGCGCTGCGCGTGGGCTTCTCGGCGCTGTTGCTGCTGCTGTTCTGGCGGCCGTGGCGCTGGAAGACCAGCCGCGTGGATGCGATCACCATCCTGCGCTACGGGCTCACCCTGGGCCTGATGAACCTGCTGTTCTACATGGCCCTGCGCACGATTCCGTTCGGCATCGCGGTGGCCATCGAGTTCACCGGGCCGCTGACGGTGGCGATGCTGTCATCACGACGACCCATCGACTTCGTCTGGGTGGGCTGCGCGGTGGTGGGGTTGTTGCTGCTGCTGCCGCTGGGCGGCGGCCCGGCGCTGGATCCGGCCGGCGTGCTGTATGCGATGGGCGCAGCGGCGTGTTGGGGGCTTTACATCGTATTCGGCAAGCGTGCCGGCCACCTGCACGCCGGGCATTCGGTGTCGCTGGGGTTGCTGGCGGCGTCGCTGGTGGTGGTGCCGGTGGGCGTGGTGCATGCCGGCGCCGCGCTGCTCGATCCGAAGATCCTGGCGGCCGGCCTGCTGGTGGCGCTGGTGTCCAGTGCGATCCCGATGTCGCTGGAGATGATGGCGCTCAAGCGCCTGCCGAAGGAGACCTTCGGCATCCTGATCAGCATGGAGCCGGCAGTGGCCGCGCTGTGGGCGATGCTGCTGCTGCACGAGCACCTGCACGGGCTGCAGTGGCTGGCGATCGGCTGCACGGTGCTGGCCTCGGTGGGCAGCACGATGACCGCGCGGCGGTTGAAGGTACCGGTCACCGCCTGA
- a CDS encoding Lrp/AsnC family transcriptional regulator encodes MATAPVLDSFDRAILDLLQRDNTLPQREIAEAVHLSTPAVQRRIKRLQDSGVIAANVAVVAAAKVGRPLTIIVEVRVVSEQRERVAPFKRRVQDDPAVQQCYSITGDGDFLLLLSAASMEEYEAITERLFGGDDNIERFRTSVALGTLKRSFEVPLLPVP; translated from the coding sequence ATGGCCACCGCCCCCGTGCTCGACAGCTTCGACCGCGCCATCCTCGACCTGCTGCAGCGGGACAACACCCTGCCGCAGCGCGAGATCGCCGAGGCCGTGCACCTGTCCACCCCGGCCGTGCAACGCCGCATCAAGCGGCTGCAGGACAGCGGCGTGATCGCGGCCAACGTGGCGGTGGTCGCCGCGGCCAAGGTCGGGCGGCCACTGACCATCATCGTCGAGGTGCGCGTGGTCAGCGAACAGCGTGAACGCGTGGCGCCGTTCAAGCGCCGCGTGCAGGACGACCCGGCCGTGCAGCAGTGCTACTCAATCACCGGCGATGGCGATTTCCTGCTGCTGCTTTCGGCGGCGTCGATGGAAGAGTACGAGGCGATCACCGAGCGGTTGTTCGGCGGCGATGACAACATCGAGCGCTTCCGTACGTCGGTCGCGCTGGGGACGTTGAAGCGCAGTTTCGAAGTGCCGCTGCTGCCGGTTCCGTAG
- a CDS encoding M23 family metallopeptidase, giving the protein MNTPSSPARRLRRWLLGLWLAIVLIAALMLWNSPWAAAPKLLWTLSRMPPAAELPVPVEGIRPRQIADTFGAPRGRDRSHAGIDIFAKRGTPVRSATAGVIADVSERGLGGRQVWVIGPGRERYYYAHLDDWAQGLARGQVVQAGDLLGHVGDSGNAKGTPPHLHWGIYGADGARDPLPLLR; this is encoded by the coding sequence ATGAACACACCGTCCTCCCCCGCCCGTCGCCTGCGCCGCTGGTTGCTCGGCCTATGGCTGGCCATTGTCCTCATTGCCGCGTTGATGCTGTGGAACAGCCCATGGGCCGCTGCACCGAAGCTGCTGTGGACGCTCTCGCGGATGCCTCCGGCCGCCGAACTTCCGGTGCCGGTGGAGGGCATCCGTCCCCGGCAGATCGCCGATACGTTCGGCGCTCCGCGTGGCCGTGACCGCTCCCACGCCGGCATCGACATCTTCGCCAAGCGCGGCACCCCGGTGCGCAGTGCCACCGCCGGCGTCATCGCGGATGTCAGCGAGCGCGGGCTCGGTGGCCGCCAGGTGTGGGTGATCGGGCCCGGGCGCGAGCGCTACTACTACGCCCATCTGGACGACTGGGCCCAGGGTCTGGCGCGTGGCCAGGTGGTCCAGGCCGGCGACCTTCTCGGCCACGTCGGCGACAGCGGCAATGCCAAGGGCACGCCGCCGCACCTGCACTGGGGCATCTACGGCGCCGATGGCGCCCGCGATCCGCTGCCGCTGCTGCGCTGA
- the fhuE gene encoding ferric-rhodotorulic acid/ferric-coprogen receptor FhuE, translating into MTRSAFRIPQPQRLSVAVLVALCALAPAAFADTAADPTTLDKVVVKGERAEGYSVRRTSAGTRFDLAPREIPQSVSIISHQRIEDQKLDDIIDVLANTTGVTSTQSDSERTEFYARGFYIDAYQFDGLPTQMVQNWSYGDSGLDLALYDRVEVVRGATGLLSGAGNPSASVNLVRKHADSAELTGSVSVNVGSWGRTRTTVDVGSALNASGTVRGRVIGSYLDTDGQMDRYNQRKTLGYAVIDADLTPDTQLSVGYDYQQKRANGATWGGFPMLYSDGSRTGYDESFNASPNWTYWDTTSKRAFATLQHAFSNGWKFKVGATHDETKADDKLFYPAYNDWTTGASNFDKTTGTGISPSAGFYNTERKVTGVDGYVDGPFQLFGREHQFMAGLSYNKREYANYGDYQVGGAGQTWDPFASYLNWTGNISEPNWNPLALASEGTITQKAGYAAARLSLADPLKLIIGARYTDWKSQGEGADRAHKVTTPYAGLVFDINGTYSTYASYTEIFQPQTLKDRNGSYLDPVDGKSYEVGVKGAWFDNRLNASLAVFRIEQDNVGQATGEPVQGSQNEFAYRAARGTVSRGFEFELNGELAPGWNATFGASRYVAKDINGADINTNLPQTALKLFTSYTPQSLQELTVGGGANWQNRIYYPVPAYGRIEQSGYALVSAFVRYRISPEFSVQANLNNLLDKKYLSQINGYGAFGDGRNGSLTFTWAF; encoded by the coding sequence ATGACCCGTTCCGCCTTCCGTATCCCGCAGCCGCAGCGGCTGTCCGTTGCCGTGCTCGTTGCACTCTGCGCCCTGGCCCCGGCCGCCTTCGCCGACACCGCCGCCGACCCGACCACGCTCGACAAGGTGGTGGTCAAGGGCGAACGCGCCGAAGGCTATTCGGTGCGCCGCACCTCGGCCGGTACCCGCTTCGACCTGGCGCCGCGCGAGATCCCGCAGTCGGTCAGCATCATCAGCCACCAGCGCATCGAAGATCAGAAGCTGGACGACATCATCGACGTGCTGGCCAACACCACCGGCGTGACCAGCACCCAGTCCGACAGCGAGCGCACCGAGTTCTACGCGCGCGGCTTCTACATCGATGCCTACCAGTTCGATGGCCTGCCGACGCAGATGGTGCAGAACTGGAGCTACGGCGATTCCGGCCTCGATCTGGCCCTGTACGACCGCGTGGAAGTGGTGCGCGGCGCCACCGGCCTGCTCAGCGGCGCCGGCAACCCGTCGGCATCGGTGAACCTGGTGCGCAAGCACGCCGACAGCGCCGAGCTGACCGGCAGCGTCTCGGTGAACGTCGGCAGCTGGGGCCGCACCCGCACCACGGTGGACGTGGGCAGCGCACTGAACGCCAGTGGCACGGTGCGCGGCCGCGTGATCGGCAGCTACCTGGACACCGACGGCCAAATGGACCGCTACAACCAGCGCAAGACGCTGGGCTACGCCGTCATCGACGCCGACCTGACCCCGGACACGCAGTTGAGCGTGGGCTACGACTACCAGCAGAAGCGCGCCAATGGCGCGACCTGGGGCGGCTTCCCGATGCTGTACTCCGATGGCTCGCGCACGGGCTACGACGAATCGTTCAACGCCAGCCCGAACTGGACCTACTGGGATACCACCAGCAAGCGCGCCTTCGCCACCCTGCAGCACGCCTTCAGCAACGGCTGGAAGTTCAAGGTGGGTGCCACGCACGATGAGACCAAGGCCGACGACAAGCTGTTCTACCCGGCCTACAACGACTGGACCACGGGCGCATCGAACTTCGACAAGACCACCGGCACGGGCATCTCGCCGTCCGCGGGTTTCTACAACACCGAGCGCAAGGTCACGGGCGTCGACGGCTACGTTGATGGTCCGTTCCAGCTGTTCGGCCGCGAGCACCAGTTCATGGCCGGCCTGAGCTACAACAAGCGCGAGTACGCCAACTACGGCGACTACCAGGTCGGTGGCGCCGGCCAGACCTGGGACCCGTTCGCCAGCTATCTGAACTGGACGGGCAACATCAGCGAACCGAACTGGAACCCGCTGGCACTGGCCAGCGAGGGCACCATCACCCAGAAGGCCGGCTACGCGGCCGCACGCCTGTCACTGGCCGACCCGCTGAAGCTGATCATCGGCGCCCGCTACACCGACTGGAAGAGCCAGGGCGAAGGCGCCGACCGCGCGCACAAGGTCACCACGCCCTACGCCGGCCTGGTGTTCGACATCAACGGCACGTACTCCACCTATGCCAGCTACACCGAGATCTTCCAGCCGCAGACGCTGAAGGACCGCAACGGCAGCTACCTCGATCCGGTCGATGGCAAGAGCTACGAAGTGGGCGTCAAGGGCGCATGGTTCGACAATCGCCTGAACGCCTCGCTGGCGGTGTTCCGCATCGAACAGGACAACGTCGGCCAGGCCACCGGTGAACCCGTGCAGGGCAGCCAGAACGAGTTCGCCTATCGCGCCGCGCGTGGCACGGTCAGCCGTGGCTTCGAGTTCGAGCTGAACGGCGAACTGGCACCCGGCTGGAACGCGACTTTCGGTGCTTCGCGCTATGTGGCCAAGGACATCAACGGCGCCGACATCAACACCAACCTGCCGCAGACCGCGCTGAAGCTGTTCACCAGCTACACCCCGCAGTCGCTGCAGGAACTGACCGTCGGTGGCGGTGCCAACTGGCAGAACCGCATCTACTACCCGGTACCGGCCTACGGCCGCATCGAGCAGAGCGGCTACGCACTGGTCAGCGCCTTCGTGCGCTACCGCATCTCGCCGGAGTTCAGCGTGCAGGCCAACCTCAACAACCTGCTGGACAAGAAGTACCTGTCGCAGATCAACGGCTACGGTGCGTTCGGTGATGGCCGCAATGGCTCGCTGACGTTCACCTGGGCGTTCTGA
- a CDS encoding TonB-dependent receptor — translation MKHLHHRPLAVAVTLCVMALAPLGAAAQSTTNLDAVEVTGTRIKRAEVEGQVPIQTLTRGDIERTGLNSISEVLQQLTGSGSALNAKFNSSGNFGFPPDGSGVGAGSAQVDLRHLGAKRVLVLVDGIRWVNESSASGVGAATDLNTIPLAIVERIEVLEDGASSLYGSDAIAGVVNIITRRDFDGGQVTLNYGEYSKGDGTQKGVDLAWGKSGDRYSLFLGASWTKQDPVFARDREQSRFPIPGTGLAFGSGGIPQGRFAFVDPNTGAEQDIVPNTGVSSPRYDGSAGCNRTDDYHCFTSADRFNFAEYNMVLTPSERKGLFGQFRFDITDNVQWYIKALGNRRESTNQAGPEPLFFGPDGATGNPLADNIVVSRLNPYNPFGFDLVSSGNMSLIGRRPVEGGARVFKQEVNTTYVATGLVGNFHAADRSWYWDVNGMYSKNKAEQTNYGSYNIYNVNMALGDPAVCAATPGCVPLNIFGGVGSITPDMLKWIQPVVRDRSQNELSLFTANLSSDLFTLPAGPVSFASGYEYRKYKGWYQPDPLTVIGHYNGVPSQPTSGSYDVNEAYLELSVPIFADSPLGKKLDLSLAGRYSDYSTFGGEFTPKYGLRWQVTDDFVLRTTYAEGFRAPSIGELYGSAARADLQLFDPCSVGLGGTPPRGSAANCAALGVPAGFQQANSQISVTTGGNRELEPERSRSFSTGFVWSPWFGNNASWSERFDVEVTFYRHAIDGAIQAINAQTQLDLCVDTLDPVYCDGITRASTGAVSSFNNRLTNLGSIKTDGWDVDLFWTLPQSSIGQFKLAWKNTFVGRYEATGAAGQKQPQKPGVEVADSSIPEWTSNASIAWTMDRWSANWTVRHISELTENCGDAVAFPVCSNQAAGTNTLSATTFHDMQVGYKIDWMKGLQLTAGLNNVFDKDPPICLSCSLNGYDASTYDIPRGRYWYLRADLRF, via the coding sequence ATGAAGCACCTGCACCACCGCCCGTTGGCGGTTGCCGTCACGCTGTGCGTGATGGCCTTGGCACCCTTGGGTGCCGCTGCACAATCCACCACCAACCTCGACGCGGTGGAAGTCACCGGTACCCGCATCAAGCGCGCTGAGGTCGAAGGCCAGGTCCCGATCCAGACCCTGACCCGCGGCGACATCGAACGCACCGGCCTGAACTCGATCAGCGAGGTGCTGCAGCAGCTCACCGGTTCCGGTTCGGCGCTCAATGCCAAGTTCAATTCGTCCGGCAACTTCGGCTTCCCGCCGGATGGCAGCGGCGTGGGTGCCGGTTCGGCGCAGGTCGACCTGCGCCACCTCGGTGCCAAGCGCGTGCTGGTGCTGGTCGACGGCATCCGCTGGGTGAACGAGTCGTCCGCATCGGGCGTCGGTGCGGCCACCGACCTCAACACCATCCCGCTGGCCATCGTCGAACGCATCGAGGTGCTGGAAGACGGTGCATCGTCGCTGTACGGCTCCGATGCCATCGCCGGCGTGGTCAACATCATCACCCGCCGCGACTTCGATGGCGGCCAGGTGACCCTGAACTACGGTGAGTACAGCAAGGGTGACGGCACGCAGAAGGGCGTGGACCTGGCGTGGGGCAAGAGTGGTGATCGCTACAGCCTGTTCCTCGGTGCCAGCTGGACCAAGCAGGACCCGGTGTTCGCCCGCGACCGCGAGCAGTCGCGCTTCCCGATCCCGGGCACCGGCCTGGCCTTCGGCAGCGGCGGCATTCCACAGGGCCGCTTCGCCTTCGTCGACCCCAACACCGGTGCCGAGCAGGACATCGTGCCCAACACCGGCGTCAGCAGCCCGCGCTACGACGGCAGCGCCGGTTGCAACCGCACCGACGATTACCACTGCTTCACCAGTGCCGACCGCTTCAACTTCGCCGAATACAACATGGTGTTGACCCCGTCCGAGCGTAAGGGCCTGTTCGGCCAGTTCCGCTTCGACATCACCGACAACGTGCAGTGGTACATCAAGGCGCTGGGCAACCGACGCGAGTCGACCAACCAGGCCGGCCCCGAACCGCTGTTCTTCGGGCCCGATGGTGCCACCGGCAACCCGCTGGCCGACAACATCGTGGTCTCGCGCCTGAACCCGTACAACCCGTTCGGCTTCGACCTGGTGTCCTCGGGCAACATGAGCCTGATCGGCCGCCGCCCGGTCGAAGGTGGCGCGCGCGTGTTCAAGCAGGAGGTCAACACGACCTACGTGGCCACCGGCCTGGTCGGCAACTTCCATGCCGCCGACCGCAGCTGGTACTGGGACGTCAACGGCATGTACAGCAAGAACAAGGCCGAGCAGACCAACTACGGCAGCTACAACATCTACAACGTCAACATGGCGCTGGGTGATCCTGCGGTGTGCGCGGCGACGCCGGGCTGCGTGCCGCTGAACATCTTCGGCGGCGTCGGCTCGATCACCCCGGACATGCTGAAGTGGATCCAGCCGGTGGTGCGTGATCGCAGCCAGAATGAGCTGAGCCTGTTCACCGCCAACCTGTCCAGCGACCTGTTCACCCTGCCGGCCGGTCCGGTGTCGTTCGCCAGCGGTTACGAGTACCGCAAGTACAAGGGCTGGTACCAGCCTGATCCGCTGACGGTGATCGGCCACTACAACGGCGTGCCGTCACAGCCGACGTCCGGTTCGTATGATGTCAACGAAGCGTACCTGGAGTTGAGCGTTCCGATCTTCGCCGACTCGCCGCTGGGCAAGAAGCTGGACCTGAGCCTGGCTGGCCGCTACTCGGACTATTCCACCTTCGGTGGCGAGTTCACACCCAAGTACGGCCTGCGCTGGCAGGTGACCGACGACTTCGTGCTGCGCACCACCTACGCCGAGGGCTTCCGTGCGCCGTCGATCGGCGAACTGTACGGCTCGGCCGCGCGCGCCGACCTGCAGCTGTTCGATCCTTGCTCGGTGGGCCTGGGTGGTACGCCGCCGCGTGGCAGCGCCGCAAACTGTGCCGCGCTGGGCGTACCGGCTGGCTTCCAGCAGGCCAATTCGCAGATCTCGGTGACCACCGGCGGTAACCGCGAGCTGGAACCGGAGCGCTCGCGCAGCTTCAGCACCGGCTTCGTGTGGAGCCCGTGGTTCGGCAACAACGCATCGTGGTCGGAGCGCTTCGACGTGGAAGTGACCTTCTACCGCCATGCCATCGACGGTGCGATCCAGGCCATCAACGCGCAGACCCAGCTGGACCTGTGCGTGGACACGCTCGACCCGGTGTACTGCGATGGCATCACCCGCGCCAGCACCGGCGCGGTCAGCAGCTTCAACAACCGCCTCACCAACCTGGGCTCGATCAAGACCGACGGCTGGGACGTGGACCTGTTCTGGACGTTGCCGCAGAGCTCCATCGGCCAGTTCAAGCTGGCCTGGAAGAACACCTTCGTCGGCCGTTACGAAGCCACCGGCGCGGCGGGGCAGAAGCAGCCGCAGAAGCCGGGCGTGGAAGTGGCCGACAGCTCCATCCCGGAGTGGACCAGCAACGCCAGCATCGCCTGGACGATGGACCGCTGGAGTGCGAACTGGACGGTGCGGCACATCTCCGAGCTGACCGAGAACTGCGGCGATGCAGTTGCATTCCCGGTGTGCAGCAACCAGGCCGCCGGCACCAACACGCTCTCGGCCACCACCTTCCACGACATGCAGGTGGGCTACAAGATTGACTGGATGAAGGGGCTGCAGCTGACCGCGGGCCTGAACAACGTGTTCGACAAGGATCCGCCGATCTGCCTGTCGTGCTCGTTGAACGGCTACGATGCCTCGACCTACGACATCCCGCGTGGCCGTTACTGGTACCTGCGCGCGGACCTGCGCTTCTGA
- a CDS encoding ExbD/TolR family protein — MRYGTQRATSLMAAPNLAPLVDVLLVLLALVITTLPMAQATGLLAFQQRTSCPPWPASSPQPITLRIDAAGAVFWNGQPLDAAALQRHLVQAQQMPQQHRPWVHLATADDTDYGDMARVLLAVSQHGLRVDAPGH; from the coding sequence ATGCGATACGGGACACAGCGCGCGACCTCACTGATGGCCGCTCCCAACCTGGCACCGCTGGTGGATGTGTTGCTGGTGCTGCTGGCGCTGGTGATCACCACGCTGCCGATGGCGCAGGCAACCGGCCTGCTGGCGTTCCAGCAGCGCACCTCGTGCCCACCCTGGCCGGCGTCCTCCCCCCAGCCGATCACCCTTCGCATCGACGCAGCGGGGGCGGTGTTCTGGAATGGCCAGCCGCTGGACGCTGCCGCGTTGCAGCGGCACCTGGTGCAGGCGCAGCAGATGCCGCAGCAGCATCGCCCCTGGGTGCACCTGGCGACCGCCGACGACACCGACTACGGAGACATGGCACGCGTGCTGCTGGCCGTAAGCCAGCATGGGCTGCGCGTCGACGCGCCCGGCCACTAG